GGCTGGTCTCTGGCTGCTGATAAAATCAAAGCATTACCAGGTGCCACTGCAGCAGAGATTTCGCTGGAATTTCGCTGGAGTACCGGCACCGTTTGGTGGGATGATATCGGTCTGGAAGTTTGTGCGGACATACCGCCCAGAAATGTAAAAGTGGGTACTGTTTATTGCCGCCCCCCTGGCCCGACCGTGGAGAAGAATATCGCCGTAATGAGTGGATTATTAGATCAGGCTGGTCAGGCGGGTTGTCAAATGATATGTCTGCCGGAAGGATGGCCAACCAATAATACAGGCATCGGGATGCAAAAGCATGAAGTGAATACGATAGAAGGCAGCGCATCCCAAATGATGGCAGTCAAAGCAAAACAGTATGGCATGTATATTATATCCGGTTTATACAGCTGGATCGGAGATACCCTGAACAATGTAGCAGCATTGTATAACCCGCAGGGATCCATTCAAGCTATCTATAAAAAAGTACAATTACCCGACAGCGAAGCGGAGAGTGGCGCTGTACCGGGCAACGAGCTTCCTGTATTCACCACCGATTTTGGCACTATCGGAATTTTGATCTGTTGGGACTATGCTTTTCCGGAGGTCGCTAGAGCCATGGCGCTCAAAGGAGCAGAGATTATATTTTGTCCTATAGCTGGCGATGTCCGTGGGCCTGATATGTGGAAAGTCATTTCTCGAAGCCGTGCAGTGGATAATGCCGTCTATTTTGTAAACTCTATTTATGATGGCCACAGCATGATCATCAATCCTGCAGGCGATGTATTGCAGGAGACGGGTACTCAAAATAGCCTGATCATGTCTACTATTGATTTGAATTTCAGCCCGCCCTGGGACTGGGTAGGCAATGCGGGCAGGGGTGATTGGAAGGGTGTTTGGAGGAAGGATAGGCGGGGGGATATATTTGGGGGGATTGGGGTGGTCCTTGCTTCTGGTGGTGGTTCGGTTTTGAAGAATAGGTAAATAGTAGAATAGATTAGAATACTTTTCACTAGTGTGTTTATTGTAAAAGATCAGAGTTTAAGTTTTTCAGATGAATTAACGCCACCACTACCTTTTTAATTTTTTTATAATACCCAGGCAAGAATGAGGTGAGTAAAAAAAGCAGATATCCTCGGCCGATATCATTAATATCCTGCCACACTTCCACCAATTCTAAATTTTGTAACGATGATAAAGAGTTGACTCATCATCACGAGCATAA
The window above is part of the Saprospiraceae bacterium genome. Proteins encoded here:
- a CDS encoding carbon-nitrogen hydrolase family protein translates to MKRSTLYFQIVITACLCFSNPASSENLVLNAGFENFENKPTHWVLTGPVATMVPIISVDHLHSFNGVSALKMESNNVNGHGRAVQVVQVTGDLTYSFSARFMTKEVASIDKSVMIRIKWLRGDENIGYHYIVNIEGESKGWSLAADKIKALPGATAAEISLEFRWSTGTVWWDDIGLEVCADIPPRNVKVGTVYCRPPGPTVEKNIAVMSGLLDQAGQAGCQMICLPEGWPTNNTGIGMQKHEVNTIEGSASQMMAVKAKQYGMYIISGLYSWIGDTLNNVAALYNPQGSIQAIYKKVQLPDSEAESGAVPGNELPVFTTDFGTIGILICWDYAFPEVARAMALKGAEIIFCPIAGDVRGPDMWKVISRSRAVDNAVYFVNSIYDGHSMIINPAGDVLQETGTQNSLIMSTIDLNFSPPWDWVGNAGRGDWKGVWRKDRRGDIFGGIGVVLASGGGSVLKNR